Part of the Candidatus Goldiibacteriota bacterium genome, AGCCGCAAGCCTTTGGGCTGTTGCGGGAATTGGCCTTGCCACGGGTATGGGAATGTATCTGGTGGCCGGGGTATCCACAATCGCCATTGTATTTATTTTTATAATCACAAACAGGATAGCGGACATGCTGGGAATCGGGATTGACGAAGTTGAAGAAAAAATAAAGAAACTTGAGAATAAAGTAAAAACATTAAAGAAGAAAAGCTGACAGTTGTGGATATATTTGAAAGTATAAGGCAGTTTCCGTATGTGCTTGCGCCGCTGGCCGGATATACGGATTCGCCTTTCAGAAAAATAGCAAAGAAATTCGGCGCGTCGTTCGTCTGGACAGAGATGATTAATGAACACACAATGGCCAGATATCACGACAGAATAGAGCCTCTGTACAGGTATGATGAAGAAGAGCACCCGATAGGGCTGCAGCTGTTCGGCAAAGAACCCGCTTTATTCGGCGAGGCAGCGGCAAGGGCGCAGGCGCTTGGTTTTGATGCGGTTGATATTAATTTCGGCTGCCCCGCAAGGGCGGTAACAAACGGCGGGTCAGGTTCCGCCATGATGAAGGATATAAAAAAAGCGGAAGAGGTTGTAAAGGCGGTTGTCGGCGCGGTTAAAATTCCGGTAGGCATAAAGATACGAAGCGGATGGGATGACAAGCACAGAAATTTTATGGAATTTAACAGAATGGCGGAAGACAACGGGGTATCCTTTATATGCCTTCATCCCAGGACAAGAACGCAGATGTTTAAAGGGCATTCAAACTGGGACGAACTTAAAAGGTTAAAACAGGAATCGCGCCTTTTTGTAACGGGCAGCGGTGATATAATGACAGCGGCAGACGCGCTGCGCATGAAAAAGGAAACAGAAGTGGACGCGGTAATGATTGCGCGCGGCGCGATGAACAGCCCTTTTATATTCAGGGAAATTAAAGAGCCCGGCTATCAGCCGTCTTTCAGGGAACGCATAGAACTTGCTTCTTTTCACTATGAAGAAATGTTAAAATACAGGGGTCACAGGGCGGTTTTTGAAATGCGTAAATACTTTGGGCGGTATCTTAAGGGGTTTAATAATGCGGTAGCCGCAAGGGTGGCGCTTTTTAAAATGGATGACGAGCAGCAAATACGGGAATTTTTAAAACAGCTGCCGGAGCTGGAAGAAAAAGGGGAAATGGTAAAGTGAAAAAGTTTTTTCTGTTTTTATTAATATCAGCAGCTGTTGCCATAAACAGTTTTGCCGGGACAGAAATAACCGGTACAACCAGCGTGAATTTTTTAAAGATAAGCCCGTTTGCGCGGGCGGCAGCTATGGCAGGGGCGTATGAAGGTATTTCCGAAGGGACATACGGCATGTTTTACAATCCTGCCGGAATTTCCCACGTGCTGGCGTATGACCTGCATTTATCCCATGTCAGCTGGTTTCAGAACATTAATTATGAATATATCGCCCTTGTTTTCCCGTTTCCGCTTATGGAAAGCGCGAAGCTTGGAGCTTCATTCTCTTATTTGTCCGGCGGCAGAATGCAGCAGACAACAGCGCTGCAGGATACAAGCTACGGGTATCTAAATTCAGGGCTTAACTGGGATTCTTTCACGATAAAAAGTTTTAACCCGTATGATTACTCTTTTGCCCTTGCGTACGCAATGAGCATAAAAGAGTACCTTTCAGCCGGCGTAAGATTAAGATACAATTCGCAGAACATCAGTGATTTTTCGGGTTCCAACATTACGGCTGATATTGGAATGCTTTATAAGATGGAGATTAATAAAAATCTGCTTGGTTTTGGCGTGACAATTAACAATCTGGGTTCTGAATTAAAAATGGAAAACGCGGGCGCTGAACCCCCTAAAATTCTGCACCTTGGCGTGTCTGACAGGCTGGATATTCCGGGCGGAGTGCTGACAGCGGGCGCGCAGTTTAACCTTCATGTGGATTATGATTTTCAGTATATGTTCGGCGTGGAATATATGGTTTTTGATATGTTGTATTTAAGGGGCGGGTACAAATTCGGGGGCTTTAATCAGCCTACCGCCGGCTGTGGAATAAAACTTGAAGGTTTTAATATTGATTACGCGTATGAAGGTTATGATGAACTTGGCGCAACCCACCGTTTTTCAATGTCGTACGTCTGGGGTACTCCGCCGCTTAAACTTAAAGTCAAACAGAAAGTGTTTTCGCCAAACAACGACGGGTATAAAGATTTTGTGGAGTTTGATGCCATATATCAGTCAAAAGAAAAAGTGCTTTCTTCTGATGTGGAAATATTCGGCGACGATAATGAAATTCCCATTGCCTCAGTTCAGGTGGACAGCGTTAAAAACAGCGCAAGCTGGTACGGCACAGGGCAGTTAATAATCCCTGACGGTATTTACACGGCCAAAGCAAATGCCGCATACAGGCAGGGAAAGTCAATTTCAAATACAGAGACTTTTGAAGTGGATAATACCCCGCCTGTGGTCTTCATGACGGCGGAACCCAAACTGATAAAGCCGGGCCAGCAGGAAGCCCTTATAATACCTTCTATTATATCAATGTCCGCGGAAGATAAAAACGGTATTGATAAATGGCAGCTTAATGTATGGGATATAGACAAAAAAGTGTTTTATTCGGTATCAGGCAGGGGCGCTCCGCCGGAGAAGTACAGGTGGGACGGCAAAGGCAATAACGGGGAATACGTGGTAACCGGGCAGATATATTATTACGCTATGTCAGCGTGGGATAAACTTGGGAACAAATCCCAGACAGAACCGCAGTCACAGGTTGTGCTTTTAAAAGAGATAAAACTTACGTATTCTTCGGACGCGCTTTTTGACAAAGGCAAAGCGGACGTAAAAATTTCCGCGTACAGCGCTTTGAAAGACATGAAAAAAGTTTTAGAAAAATACGAAGAATCAGAAATTCTTGTTTCCGGATTTACTGACGGTACAAATTCAGAAAGCCTTGAAATGTCGCTTAAAAGGGCCGATGCGGTTAAGTTTTTTATGGTTAACCTGCTGGGCATAGAAGAGTCGC contains:
- the dusB gene encoding tRNA dihydrouridine synthase DusB is translated as MDIFESIRQFPYVLAPLAGYTDSPFRKIAKKFGASFVWTEMINEHTMARYHDRIEPLYRYDEEEHPIGLQLFGKEPALFGEAAARAQALGFDAVDINFGCPARAVTNGGSGSAMMKDIKKAEEVVKAVVGAVKIPVGIKIRSGWDDKHRNFMEFNRMAEDNGVSFICLHPRTRTQMFKGHSNWDELKRLKQESRLFVTGSGDIMTAADALRMKKETEVDAVMIARGAMNSPFIFREIKEPGYQPSFRERIELASFHYEEMLKYRGHRAVFEMRKYFGRYLKGFNNAVAARVALFKMDDEQQIREFLKQLPELEEKGEMVK
- a CDS encoding OmpA family protein — its product is MKKFFLFLLISAAVAINSFAGTEITGTTSVNFLKISPFARAAAMAGAYEGISEGTYGMFYNPAGISHVLAYDLHLSHVSWFQNINYEYIALVFPFPLMESAKLGASFSYLSGGRMQQTTALQDTSYGYLNSGLNWDSFTIKSFNPYDYSFALAYAMSIKEYLSAGVRLRYNSQNISDFSGSNITADIGMLYKMEINKNLLGFGVTINNLGSELKMENAGAEPPKILHLGVSDRLDIPGGVLTAGAQFNLHVDYDFQYMFGVEYMVFDMLYLRGGYKFGGFNQPTAGCGIKLEGFNIDYAYEGYDELGATHRFSMSYVWGTPPLKLKVKQKVFSPNNDGYKDFVEFDAIYQSKEKVLSSDVEIFGDDNEIPIASVQVDSVKNSASWYGTGQLIIPDGIYTAKANAAYRQGKSISNTETFEVDNTPPVVFMTAEPKLIKPGQQEALIIPSIISMSAEDKNGIDKWQLNVWDIDKKVFYSVSGRGAPPEKYRWDGKGNNGEYVVTGQIYYYAMSAWDKLGNKSQTEPQSQVVLLKEIKLTYSSDALFDKGKADVKISAYSALKDMKKVLEKYEESEILVSGFTDGTNSESLEMSLKRADAVKFFMVNLLGIEESRIRTEGNGDMFPIADNSTEEGRAKNRRVEVTIKSTIYK